From the Streptomyces sp. NBC_00390 genome, the window CGGCCGCGGCGATCTGCGCGGCCACATCGGCCGGATCGTCGGCCGCGTCCTTGCGGACCTGCTGCGGGTCCATGTCCTTTACGCGGCCCAGCAGATCGGCCTGCGCGAGGCCCAGCTTCGCCTCGGTGTTGCCCGGGTCGTCGGCCAGCACGTTCTTGTACGCCTGGACCGCACCGCCGAAGTCACCCGCGTCCAGCGCCTGCACGGCCGCCTCCAGCAGGGCGTCGTACGGACCGGCCGGCACGGCGGCCGGAGCGGCCTCGTCGGCCTCCGGCGCCTCGGCGTCCACGACCAGGCCGGTCAGGCCGAAGCGCTCCTCGGCCACCTGGATCAGCTGGTCCAGCGTGGCGCGGATCTGTGCCTCGGGCGCCGCGCCCTGGAAGAGCGGCAGCGCCTGGCCGGCGACCACCGCGAAGACCGCCGGGATGCCCTGGATCCCGAACTGCTGCATCAGCAACTGGTTGGCATCGACGTCGATCTTGGCGAGAGCGAAGCGGCCGTTGTACTCCTTGACGAGGCGCTCCAGCAGCGGAGTCAGCTGCTTGCACGGCTCGCACCACTCGGCCCAGAAGTCGATGACGACCGGGACCTCGGTGGAACGCTGCAGGACATCGCGCTCGAAGCCCGCCTCGTCGGTGTCGATCACAAGGGTGGCGGGGGACACTGCACCGCCGCCGCCCTGACGGGCCGCCTCGGCCCGGGCCTGCTCCGCCTTCGCCTTGGCCTCTCCGGCCGCCTTCACCGCGGCAAGGTCGACGACGCCGCTCATGGACATGTTCCTAGGCTGCATGAGTACATCCTCCCCCCTCCGCGCGCCCAAGTGAAAAGCCGGACGGTCGATCCGGCTTCCGTTCCCCAGAATGTGGCGCAGGGTCCCCACCCTGACGCCTGTGGTTGTCGCTTCGAGCCCGTCCAGGAGTCTGTCCAGGCTTTCGCTACGGGTCGTAGCGTAACTGGATGCGCCCGTTCGCGTGTGAGTTTCGCTCGGTGAACTGCCTCACACGGACAGGCCCGCGATGTTTTCCTTACCGGCCGGTATGGTCACGGGCATGCCCAGCAGCACTCATCCCAAATCAGCGCGTACAGGACGTACGGGACGGCCTCGCAGCGCCGAGGCCGATGCCGCGATCCTCGAGGCCACGCGCGCCTCGCTCGTCGAGCTGGGCTGGTCGAAGCTGACGATGGGCGATGTGGCCACGCGCGCCGGGGTGGCCAAGACCACCCTCTACCGCCGCTGGACGAACAAGAACGAACTCGTCGTCGATGCCGTCGCCGTTCTCTTCGACGAACTCGAACTGCCCGACCTCGGCAGCCTCGCCGCGGACGTGGAGGCCGTCGTGCTCCAGTTCGCCACGCTGCTCGCGCAGCCGGAGACGAAGACGGCACTGATGGGCGTGGTCGCCGAGGCGACATGCGACGAGGCGCTGCGCGCCCGTATCCGCGAGGCCATCGTCGAGCGGCAGAAGCGGCTGGTGGTCGAGGGCCGCGAACGCGCCCAGGCCCGGGGTGAACTGCCGTACGAGGACGACCCCGCGATGGCGGATCT encodes:
- a CDS encoding tetratricopeptide repeat protein, whose amino-acid sequence is MQPRNMSMSGVVDLAAVKAAGEAKAKAEQARAEAARQGGGGAVSPATLVIDTDEAGFERDVLQRSTEVPVVIDFWAEWCEPCKQLTPLLERLVKEYNGRFALAKIDVDANQLLMQQFGIQGIPAVFAVVAGQALPLFQGAAPEAQIRATLDQLIQVAEERFGLTGLVVDAEAPEADEAAPAAVPAGPYDALLEAAVQALDAGDFGGAVQAYKNVLADDPGNTEAKLGLAQADLLGRVKDMDPQQVRKDAADDPADVAAQIAAADLDLVGGHVEDAFGRLVETVRRTSGEDRDKARLRLLELFEVVGADDPRVTSARSALARVLF
- a CDS encoding TetR/AcrR family transcriptional regulator, with amino-acid sequence MVTGMPSSTHPKSARTGRTGRPRSAEADAAILEATRASLVELGWSKLTMGDVATRAGVAKTTLYRRWTNKNELVVDAVAVLFDELELPDLGSLAADVEAVVLQFATLLAQPETKTALMGVVAEATCDEALRARIREAIVERQKRLVVEGRERAQARGELPYEDDPAMADLNTDLIFDVVAGAVVHRALVSGEPVDPEWARRFTLLLLSGIKALSG